From Deinococcus sp. Marseille-Q6407, one genomic window encodes:
- a CDS encoding glucose-1-phosphate thymidylyltransferase produces MKAIIPAAGLGTRMRPLTFTRPKPVLRVAGEPIIQHAINTLRAAGIESVGVVVSDITRDEIEHVTEQITDMEIVLIDQHDQLGLGHAVLTARDWVGQDDFCVYLGDNLFEGGVAPYVQHFQELRPEALIALVEVADPSAFGVAEMDGERIVRLVEKPKNPPSNLAVAGFYCFTPAVFDRLETLQPSARGEYEITDAIQALIEAGQPVIGQKVAGWWKDTGRPEDLLDANRLLLENLETVNEGLVEDSRITGRVHIPASSRVVRSKIVGPVLLGENVVIEDAYIGPFTSVGSGTQIRGAEVEHSVIDAEVKILNLPTRLQDCLIGLRAEVRGGRTVPRTHKLTISDASVVQLA; encoded by the coding sequence ATGAAAGCGATTATTCCTGCAGCTGGCCTGGGCACACGTATGCGCCCCCTGACCTTTACGCGGCCCAAACCCGTGCTGCGGGTGGCCGGTGAACCGATCATTCAGCACGCTATCAATACGCTGCGTGCCGCCGGCATCGAGAGCGTCGGTGTGGTTGTTTCCGATATTACCCGCGACGAGATTGAGCATGTCACGGAGCAGATCACCGATATGGAGATCGTGCTGATTGACCAGCATGACCAGCTGGGCCTGGGTCACGCCGTCCTGACTGCCCGAGATTGGGTAGGCCAGGACGATTTCTGTGTCTATCTGGGCGACAACCTGTTTGAGGGCGGCGTCGCCCCCTATGTGCAGCACTTTCAGGAACTGCGCCCTGAAGCCCTGATTGCCCTGGTTGAAGTGGCAGATCCCAGTGCTTTCGGCGTAGCCGAAATGGACGGCGAACGTATTGTCCGGCTGGTGGAAAAGCCCAAAAACCCACCCAGCAATCTGGCGGTGGCCGGCTTTTACTGCTTCACGCCGGCTGTTTTTGACCGCTTGGAAACCCTGCAGCCCTCGGCGCGCGGCGAGTACGAAATTACCGACGCCATCCAGGCCTTGATCGAAGCGGGGCAGCCGGTGATCGGGCAAAAGGTGGCCGGCTGGTGGAAAGACACCGGCCGCCCCGAGGACCTGCTGGACGCCAACCGTCTGCTGCTGGAAAACCTGGAAACGGTAAATGAGGGCTTGGTAGAAGACAGCCGGATCACCGGCCGGGTGCATATTCCGGCCAGCAGCCGGGTGGTCCGCAGCAAGATCGTGGGGCCAGTACTGCTGGGCGAAAACGTGGTGATTGAAGACGCCTACATCGGACCTTTTACCAGCGTGGGCAGCGGTACCCAGATTCGCGGCGCCGAGGTTGAGCATTCGGTCATTGACGCCGAGGTCAAGATTCTCAACCTGCCCACCCGCCTGCAGGACTGTCTGATTGGCCTGCGGGCCGAGGTGCGCGGTGGCCGCACAGTCCCCCGGACCCACAAGCTGACCATCTCGGACGCCAGCGTGGTGCAGCTGGCCTGA